Within the Miscanthus floridulus cultivar M001 chromosome 17, ASM1932011v1, whole genome shotgun sequence genome, the region CCTAACGAAGTCTACTCTAAACGGATAAGAATATGAAGCTCCAGCTACCGCAACCTCCTCTCCATGGCATCAAAAAGTTGTTGGCCCCTCTCTAATTTCTCAcactttggcataaagcaccaaaaaagaaaagaagaaagaccaacactcactcctcatcttctTGGATGGTGTCTCAATCGGTATCATCCCCACCAGCAACATCCTCCTCACCACCACCATCTTCATCGTcgtcggaggaggaagaggacaccACCGCCCTCCCTCGACGATGGGTGGAAGAAGTATGACGCTCATGCCTGGTGCTTCTCCTCATGGACTACAAGGTGGAGCTCAactgttgggagtatgccctagagataatcatagagatgattatattgccttgtatccatgatatattatgagttcactgaatttccattaaagataacctatatcgattagcaattatgtgaattgtttgtgaaactcttttacttgtatggttattctaatgttgtccctggtcagagttcgtgtgaggacacacatgaataatggatcagcacattattagttgatgactatgtttcacaagtcatagacatggagatgtcaaacaataatgtgggcacatgtatgacatggggctggactgacccaacgtgagatgttattatctctattcacgtcatgtatgttatgtccttagacctgagattgttgtatgtattcaagatgtgaaacgacctactcagggactatcaaacgctactccgtaatagggtagttataaaggtggttttcgggtttgttagaaaacatgctatgagacatagacaatcaagatggaatttgcccctctctatatatgagagagatatcactggatcactctaatgattagatcaagaaatgcatggccgtgcttgggttaagtgttaacctatgagttgaaCCAAATATCGtgtggcaagggaataacaagtatgtggttttatggtggttcgtctgatatgatctttgcgtacacataggagttgacatgccttgctagagactgctatcaactaatggccgagtaggagtactcgggccatgtctatgtgtacgtgaacccatagggtcgcacgcttaaggggctagaagcctAAATCAGATTGGATTcaagttagacaaggcttagggttactaatgggcctccaactcaggagctcattaaggacgcctataaatatgtggggtgaGCAACAGGGCTAAGTAATCCACGCCTTTTGGCAACCACCGCCGCCCATCCTATGCCCGGGCCTGCTGCTCCTCATGGACCTAGCAGTCCGAAGGCACAatgcttcctccctgtacgtgtggatacctcggaggtgctgcatctggagcacaaggacgaaccgcatgaaggggacggacggacggatgaccttgcaactgcacggcactgctacgacgtgttcgactacatcgagtcgcttccaCTGCACCTgtgcgtctagtggtaatcccgtgatctataactacagtagatcctagtttatgaggtcgaaatttttgtttttcggctagcgtagcatcctcataaccctacagtggtatcagagccgttacTGCGTTGTTATAGGTTTGGATGAGTGCGTATGGAGATATGCGCggttgtagatgagtctctgatcatggttcATGATTTTACCGTGTTGGTCTTGTAACGATCTACTCGTACCGGTCGGAATTCCACCATCTgagttaagtgatacatgtaaatccagtcatggcaagatggagatcaatcagATTGATTGAATCGAACCTAGGTCAAGTGCCGAGCGCATGTGGTGCGCAacggtgatagattggatctactgccgggcgtcggggtgcaagaaaaagtgttgttcggtaaaacagccataacttttgcataACTTTGGCGGTTTTGCTGAAATTAGATTTGCAAAAAATGGCCGGGAAGATGGTGTTTTCGGCGTTTTAAGATTAGACGTCGGAATCGGTTAACTCTGTTTTGCAGGAATTTGTGACTGGTATAGCCtttatgtgtatgtgatgcatgtatgtaattaattcatgacttgcatgtcgtgagtatgacgatatggctggagccactaagatattgtcaaattgatgtaatggcccgcgtgccaaactgtgatgatcctatccacgactatgtaatcttcttcactgccttgcgttagtgataactagtcttggtggactcatcactgaaggatggcatacaaggatcatggagatggagatcatcatgaggaacagtTCGATGGATATGGAGATTCCCAAAGGAACAttgggctataccatgtcatatATGTGTTAATGTCGTTCCTACTATGTTCTACTTTCACGTGCGataatgtttttgtctacatgcgatggtgaagtagaacgatccctcggcaatgtttaagttaaaatgcttttccaaaccttgcactgtcatgtatcttgtacaatcggtggtgggtctatgaaattagggtgccactggttttccttgactagacaggTTTGTATCGAATACTTACagcagaagggttggttacttggacaaggtcatcctaacatttagggaccttggagcatgagtagttgggcaccaaagcatagagatgctacccaacaacaagagtcatatgtgatatgattagcaaagagttgcttaccaatctaccatgtcttctagcggtgatgctaaagctcactagtagacttgttagttgtgggtcttgaatcaTTAAGTTTCAATAGAGagatattgattttagtgggagtagattatattaaaggtttaatattgtttactctatcttggatacattgtcttagtattttgcattacttttgttgtagataaatggcgcctagcaatcaaccatttactttgcgttcaatttttgagaaagataagttgaatggaacaaactatgcagatccgcaacctgagaatttttctcagggctgagaaaaaggaagaaattctagaTACCCCATTACCAGATGAGCCTACTGATAATGCACCTGCTACAGAGAAAAATGCTTACAAGAAagcatgtgatgctgatcttgaagtgagttgccttatgcttgcttgtatggaaccagatctgcagttgcagtttgacaataaccatgcagcTCACGATATGATCGTGACGCTCAATGATATGTTCCAGACTCAAGCCaggactgaaaggttcaatgtctcaaaggcttttgctgaaaccaagctagcagagggcACAACAAttgggccacatgtgatcaaaatggttggttacactcagaggttggagaagctgggcttcccaattggccctgaattagctactgattttattctcgcgtctcttccgcccagctatggaaattttgtcgcgaactaccatatgcatggggcggagaagggcttgaatgaattatgtggcatgcttaaaacaGCAGAGGCTGACatcaagaaaggtgctggcagtagccatgtgatggcggtccaaaacaagcctaagtttaagaagaagggcaattcttggaagaagaaaaagggcagggctaaagatgagatctctaagccaaacccacctgTGCCCAAGGCTGGACCAACTGCTGATgctgagtgctttcattgtcatgggaaaggtcactggAAGAGTAACTGCAAGCTATACCTGGAATCCATAAAGGATCGCGGTAGTAAAGGTACTCCCGCAACTTAtacacttgttgtttatgttacGGACATTTTCCTTGataattcttatattaattcttggaTATTTGATACCAgatcggttgctcatatttgcaatatgatgcagggaatgataagaagtagaagcgtggaaaagggagaagttgatttccgcgtgggcaataatgcaagagttgctgcgTTGAACGTCGGGACGATGCAACTACACCTCCCGTCAGGATTTGTTATGGAGTTGAATAATTattattttgttcctagtttcagttgaaacattgtgtcaccttcatgtttgatgaaggatggttattcatttgcgagtaaagacaatggttgtgtgatctctaaaaatgacatgtttgtggcttctgcatccattgtgaagggttatttattttaaatcttgaagatggtcctgtctataatataagtgctaaaaggcctcagcttaatgagttaagtcctacctatatgtggcattgtcatttaggtcatataagtgagaatcgcatgaagaggctccattctgatgggcttttaacttcgtttgattttgaatcatacgagacatgtgaggcttgcctgctgggcaagatgaccaagacgcctttcacaggttttcctgagagggcggcagacttgctggaactcatacctactgatgtgtgcggaccaatgagtacgacaggaagaggcggattccaatacttcataaccttcactgatgattttagtagatatggatatgtctacttaatgaaacataagtctaagacatttgaaaagttcaaggagtttcagagtgaagtagagaatcaacgtggaaagaaaattaaggctttgcgatctgatcgtggaggcgaacatttgagccacgagtttagcaatcatctaaagagttgcggAATT harbors:
- the LOC136515950 gene encoding uncharacterized protein, with protein sequence MLACMEPDLQLQFDNNHAAHDMIVTLNDMFQTQARTERFNVSKAFAETKLAEGTTIGPHVIKMVGYTQRLEKLGFPIGPELATDFILASLPPSYGNFVANYHMHGAEKGLNELCGMLKTAEADIKKGAGSSHVMAVQNKPKFKKKGNSWKKKKGRAKDEISKPNPPVPKAGPTADAECFHCHGKGHWKSNCKLYLESIKDRGSKGTPATYTLVVYVTDIFLDNSYINSWIFDTRSVAHICNMMQGMIRSRSVEKGEVDFRVGNNARVAALNVGTMQLHLPSGFVMELNNYYFVPSFS